Below is a window of Candidatus Saganbacteria bacterium DNA.
TACGAATCCTGCAATCTCGGCTCGATCAATCTTGCAAAGATGGTAAAGAAGTCTTCGGGCGCGCAGCATGAAATAAACTGGGAAAAGCTGAAAAAGACCGTTCATTTGTCGGTAAGATTCCTTGACGATGTGATTGAGATGAACAAATACCCGCTTAAAAAGATCGAGGATATGACAAAAGCCAACCGCAAGATCGGCCTCGGGATAATGGGATTTGCCGATATGCTGATCATGCTCGGCATTCCTTACAACACGAAGAAGGCTATGTCGACAGCCGAAAAAGTGATGCGGTTCGTCCAGGAAGAAAGCAAGAAGGCGTCGGAAAAACTTGCATTTGAAAGGGGTGAGTTCGCGAATTTCAAGGGCAGCATATATGATGTCCAGAACGGGCCAAAGATAAGGAACGCAACGACCACGACCCTTGCTCCGACAGGGACCATCAGCATAATCGCTGCCTGTTCTTCCGGAATAGAGCCCCTGTTCGCCATCTCATATATAAGACGGGTGATGGACAACGCTGAGATGGTGGAAGTGCATCCGTTATTCAAAAAGATAGCAATGGAAGCGGGCTTTTACAGCGACGAACTTATGAAAAAGATCGCGGAACACGGCAGCGTGCAGGGGATAGAAGAAGTTCCCGAAGATATCAGGAGGGTATTCGTTACGGCTCACGATATAAACGCCGACTGGCATATAAGGATGCAGTCCGTTTTCCAGAAATACACGGACAATGCCGTTTCAAAGACCGTCAACTTCGCGAATAACGCGACAAAAGACGACATCAAAAACTCGTATCTTTTCGCATACAAAGAAGGCTGCAAGGGCATAACCATATACCGAGATAAAAGCAGGGAGACGCAGGTCCTGAACATCGAAAGTAGAAAAGAAGAGAACAGGAAGCCTCACGGAATAGTCCCGAGGGAAAGGCCGAGCCAGACGCTCGGCAAGACGATCCGCATCGGGACCGGCTGCGGCAATCTTTACGTGACCGTAAACGAGGACCAGTCGGGGTTGTGCGAGGTATTTGCAAAGATGGGGAAATCAGGGGGATGCGCGGCATCGCAGTCGGAGGCGATCAGCCGTTTGATATCCTTGTGCCTAAGGTGCGGGATAGATAAGGAAGCTATCTTAAAACAGGTGAAAGGCATCAGATGTCCTTCTCCTTTATGGGTGAACGGCGGAATGATCCTTTCCTGCCCCGATGCTATCGCGAAGACGATCGAGCAGTACATCGGCAACGGGAACGGCCACGGCCACGTCGATGATATGCCGGATATCGATCCGGTTATCGCCGCAGCAGCCACCGCAAAAGCAAAAGAACCCGTTCCCGTGACCGTTTCTTTCATGGAAGAAAGAGATATCAAGACCGACATGTGCCCGGAGTGCCCCGAGTGCGGCAGTATGGTCGATTTTACGGAAGGATGTATCGTCTGCAGGTCGTGCGGATACTCTAAATGCTGGTAGCTTTCATCGGTGACGGAGAAGGCAAGACATCCGCGGCAATAGGCCATGCTATTCGCGCAGCCGGCCACGGCAAAAAAGTTGCCGTTATTCAGTTCCTTAAAGGCCGGACAAATACGGGTGAATATAAATATTTTTCTAAGTGTCCTTCGATAGAACTTTACCTCGCCGGCGAATCGTCTTTTGTCCTTGATAAAACTCCGAAGGAAACCCACACAAAAAAAGCAAAAGAAGGGATTGCTCTTGCAAAAAAGCTTGCCGGCTCACAGAAATATTTCCTTCTTATCCTTGACGAGATACTGGACGCGCAGGCCGCGGGATTGATATCGACAAAGGATATTGGGGAGATCATTGATTTGGTGCGGGTCCCGATCGGATCGGTGACTCTTCATGCAATTTTAACCGGCCGCGTCCTGCCGCCGGAGCTGTCAAAGAAGATCGATCTTATCACCCAGATGAAGAAGATAAAACACTATTATGATCTTGGGGATAAGGGGATAGAGGGGTTGGATTGGTGATTTTATCCCGTTTTCGCTTCGAGCTTTTTCTCCTATTTCTTAAGACTGTTCGGTTTTAGGCCTTTCCCTTTCCAGAAACTGCCGAAAGATCTTCGATAAGGCGAACTGTACATTTGCGGCTGAGCTGCTTTTCCATATGCAAGTCATCTCGGCAATTTCGGAAGCCGCGAAAAACACAAAAATCTCCTCCCCTAGAGGATTCTGTCCACTCCTTTCTGTTGCCTGTTAAATCATCTCTTGCCACTGCGTTTGTCTCTAGCGAATCGTCGATTTTTAATGTGGCATTTTCCCATTCTTCCTCATACGGGATTCTAAGGTTTCTCCCGGTAATACCGCTCAACCACTTTGCATATGCCCGGCCATCCTCCAGGTTTAAAAATACCGCGCTCCTTTGTTGCGATGAACCTGCGAGAGCTTTTATGAGGAGATCCGCACCATCACCTGTGATTGGATATGACGTGCTTTTTACAAATCGACCGAATTGACCGGCCGTAAGTTCCCCCACCATAATATTAAAACCCTGAGGATAGGCTCCTATGAAGTTTGGGACCCCCTTATATGATGCCCCTAGTTTCTTGTCAACAACTATCTTCATTTCTGTTCTTGCATAATATTTTTCTTTGTCGTTCATTGCTTCATATATTGCATCTTTCTCCCTCATCAAAGATAAAACTTCTTCTCTTTGTGGATATATTTGTGAATATATTGTCCCCTTATCAACAAATATGCTTATTTGTCTTGCTCCTCTTAATGTTCTTAATGCCTCTCTCATTTGGACCCTTGTTATTTTTGTTCCGTCTGAATTTCTCCATTTTTCACCAATATTAATTTTGATAATCATGTTACATCCTTTTTTGCTTTGGTATTACCATCTGATAATATATCGAACGGCTTTTCAAGATATTTCAATGGTTTTGGGTGGGTAAGAATATTTTAGGTTATTTCGATCGATCGCCGTTCCGGGCGACGACAGATGATTATTATCGTGGAGCCGATACTAAATATTGTTGTTTTTGTCTGCGCGCGAATGCAATCGCGAGATCGTTTCCTGTAGCGTTCCCATCGGGCATATCACGCACCAGCTTCTCGGTTTATAGATCGCTCCGACAATAGTCCCTAATACAGTTGTTAATATACACATTGATATAAAAGCCGCTCCTATGGTGATCCAGTTCCCTCCCGTTCTAATGATAATTGATATCAAATACCCAATTAATAGAACAAATACCGACCATCTGAACCATTTCTTTGAGAATATTCCGGGCAAATTATTCTTCCGGCTGAAGAACGGGACAACAATTTCCAGAAAAGATCCGCGCGGGCATAAGAACCAGCACCAGTATCTTTTTTTGAAGAATGAAAGAGCTGAAAAGAATATTATCATGCCAAGGACCAGATAGCCGATCACGGGCCATATAAGGCCGCCGATCAAGATGATAGGTAAAAGCCATATCATTATTAATTGCGATGTTTTATATTTAGCGGTAACCATTTATTTTCCCTTCAATACTTGTTCGAGCGCCACGGAAGCCATCAGCGCCGCGCATGCTATCACCCTCGGGGCCAAAGGGGGGGTTTCTTTTCCGGCATATGTTTCCTCATCTCCGACTATATAGACGTTTTTTCTGGCTTTCCTGATCTTGATATGCGTCTCATTTTTTATGCCCGCCATACCGCTCCCCATGATCAGGATCTTGTCTGTATTTCCGAAGCTCTCAAGGAATAGTTTCTTTGACTGAGCATTATCAAAAGCTTCGAAAATAACATCTCTGTCTTTGTAGTATTCTAAAATATTGCTTCTGTCGAGATGGATCTTTTTTGCCTTTATCTTTGCGTCGGGATTTATAAGGAGTATTTTCTTCGCTGTTGTATCGACTTTAGAGGCCCCTATCTCGCCGAGAAAATAATTCTGCCTGTTAAGATTGCTTGCTTCAATGACGTCCTCATCAATGATCTCAAAGTCCTTGAACCCTGACCTTACTATGGCATTGGCTATATTTGAACCTAACCCTCCGCAACCCGCAATGCCAATCTTTGTCTTTTGAATGATGCCGAGCTGTTCTTTTGTAAAGTATTTTAGTAGCCCTTTTTCAAATTCGTTCATTTACCCGCCCCCGACAAAAGATATTATTTCGATCTTGTCGTTCTCGTTCAAATAAGTCTTGCCCCATTCTTCACCTTTAAGGATCTTCCCGTTGTGCTCGATAACGGCTCTCGCGGAGTCGAGTTTGTGCATGCTTGCCAGATACCTGATGTTCACGGACCGGGGAGTTTCTTTTTCTTCGCCGTTTACTATAATCTTCATTTTTCTCCTCCGTTTTTCCGCGACAGCACGAACAGTCCTGTTGTTGCGAACATGTTGGGAAAAATGAAGGCTTTTTTCTTTTCCCCGATAAATATCTTTCTTTCAATGTTTATCCTGTTCTTTTTGCAGAAATCGATAAAATCATATATCGTCAAGAATCTCACGTTCGGTGTTTCGAACCATTTATAAGGGAGTGATGCTGTGACCGGCATCCTTCCTCTTAAAACAAGCTGTAATCTTGATTTATAGTAGGCGAAATTCGGGATCCCTACGATGACCTTATTGCCCACCCTGATAGCGTCGTCAAGGACCTTTTCCACGTGCGCTACCTGCTGGAGACTCTGGTTAAGTATGACGTAGTCGAACGATTTATCCCTGTATTCAGAGAGGCCTGAATCGATGTCGCCGTGAAAAACGCTCAGCCCTTTTTCAACGCACTCCCGGACAGCTTTTTCGTCGATCTCTATGCCGACGATCCTGGCCTTTTTTTCCTGTTCAAGCAGCTGCATCAGCTCGCCTGGGCCGCATCCGAGATCAAGGATGCTTGTCCTTGCATCTACGATCTCAAGTATCTGCCTGTGGTCCGGCCTTAGTTTCCCCCAGTCGATCATGTTAATCTCTGCCCCTTTCGACTTTCGCCAGAAAATGTTTTATCAGGTGTGTAAGTTCTTTTGTCTCAAGCAGAAAAGCATCGTGTCCGTATGTTGAATCGATCTCGCAATAAGATGTGTCGAGCCCTGCTCTTTTGCATGCTTTGACGATCTCCTTTGAGTGGTGCGTCGGATAAAGCCAGTCCGATTTCATCGCGATTGCAAGGATTTTTACGTCGCCTCCAATGAGCGCTTCTTCGAGCGGTTTGCCTTTAGATGCATCATAATAGTCCATGGCCTTTGTTATGTAAAGATATGAGTTCGCATCAAATCTTTTTACAAAACTATCCCCTTTGTATTGCAGGTATTTTTCAACCTCGAAATGCGCGTCAAACTTGGCCGGCAGTTTCTTTTCATTCTTTTGCCTGCCGAATTTTTCTTCCATCGAGACATCGCTCATATAAGTTATGTGCCCAAGCATGCGTGCAAGCGCCAGCCCTTTTGCCGGAATTTCCTGCCCGTAATATTTCCCCTCGTTCCAGTTTGGGTCAGACATTATTGCTTGTCGTCCCACTTCGTGGAACGCTATCTGCTGCGGGGAGTGCTTTGATGATGTGGCAATCGGTATCGCGCTGTGTATCATGCCCGGATATTTTACCAGCCATGAGACTGCCTGCATGCCGCCCATCGATCCTCCCGCAACCCCCAGAAGTTTCTTTATGCCAAGATGCTCGACCAGTTTTTTCTGTGCACTGACCATATCTCCGATCGTTATGAACGGAAAATCCAGAGAATAAGGATTGCCGGTGGCCTGATTTATTGATGATGGCCCTGTGGATCCGCTGCAGCCGCCAAGCACATTTGAACATATGATGAAATACTTATCCGTATCAAAAGCTTTTCCCGGACCGACCATTTCATCCCACCAGCCCGGCTTTTTATCATCTGCACTGTATCTTCCGGCAACATGGCTGTCTCCTGAAAGTGCGTGAAGAAGCAGGATGCCATTTTCCGCATCTTCATCAAGCTTTCCGTAAGTCTCGTATGCGAGGGTTATCGGGCCAAGCTTCTCCCCGCTTTCGAGGATTAAGCCATGCGAGCCTTCCCCAAAAGTGAAGTATTTCTTTTCTACGGTCCAGATACTCCCCTTTTTTATCATATTTTTCTACTCTTCAAATAACCAGGTCGAAAGGTACCTTTCCCCGGTATCAGGAAGAAGGACGATTATCGTTTTGCCTTTGGATTCCGGTCTTTTTGCCACTTCAATCGCTGCCCAGAGTGCGGCGCCGCTCGAAATGCCGACCAAAAGTCCTTCTTTTTTTGCAGCGAGTCTGGCCAACTGTCCTGCGTCTTCATTCGAGACCTTTATTATCTCATCTACCGTCTTTGAGTTGTAGATCTTAGGAACAAACCCCGCCCCTATCCCCTGTATCTTGTGAGCTCCAGGAGAACCGCCCGACAGTACCGGAGAATCTTTCGGTTCCACTGCTATGATCTTTACGTCGTTCTTCTTTTTTTTGAGGGCTTCACCTACTCCGGTAATTGTCCCTCCGGTCCCGACTCCCGCGATAAATATATCAACCTTTCCGTCGGTATCGCTCCAGATCTCTTCGGCAGTGGTCTTCCTGTGGATCTCGGGGTTTTCCGGGTTCTCGAACTGCTGCGGTACAAAGCTGTTGGGAATGCTCTGGTGCAGCTCCTGTGTTTTCGCAATAGCTCCCGACATTCCTTTTGTCCCGTCGGTCAGGACAAGTTCCGCGCCGAAGATCTTGAAAAGCTTTCTTCTTTCGATGCTCATGGTCTCGGGCATCGTAAGTATAAGGCGGTATCCTCTTGACGCGCAGATAAATGCCAGGGCTATGCCGGTATTACCGCTCGTCGGCTCGATTATCACGGTGTCTTTTTTTATAAGCCCTTTCTTCTCCGCGTCTTCGATAAGGGCTATCCCGAGCCTGTCTTTTACGCTTGAGAGTGGGTTGAATGATTCGAGCTTTGCAATGACCGTTGCCCCCAGACCCTCGGCTAATTTGTTGATCCTGACCAAAGGCGTTCTGCCGATAGTCTTAGTTATGTCTTCAAATATCTTTGTCATCGGTTCATCCTCCTTTTAAGCTTTGTTTAATGCCTGGTCAATATCTTCTATTATATCCTCAACATTTTCTATCCCAACAGACAGCCTGATAAAATCGGGCGTTACCCCGGTCGCAAGCTGCTCCTCGCTTGAAAGCTGCTGATGGGTCGTCGTGGCCGGGTGTATCGCAAGGGTCTTCGCATCCCCGACATTGGCAAGATGCGAAACCAGCTTTAGAGAGTTGATGAACTTTTTGCCGGCCTCAAGCCCCCCTTTTATTCCGAACCCGATTATCGCTCCCGCACCTTTTTTTAGATATTTTTTTGCCCTTTCTCTTTCTGGGCTTGAGTCGAGTCCCGGATAATTGACCCAAGATACTTTGTTGTTACACTCAAGATGTTTTGCGACCGCAAGCGCGTTCTCGCTATGCCTGATCATCCGCAGATGCAACGTCTCCAGGCCCTGGATAAACAGGAACGAATTGAACGGCGATGGCGCCGGGCCCAGATCACGCAGAAGCGTGACCCTGGCTTTTATAATGTAGGCAATATTGCCCATTGGTTTCAGGGCCTCGACAAAGTTTATCCCGTGATAGCTTGGGTCCGGATCGGCAATCAGGGGGAACTTTCCGTTCGTCCAGTCGAATTTTCCAGAGTCTACTATGACTCCGCCGAGCGACGTACCGTGACCCCCTATGAATTTTGTCGCCGAATAGACGACTATATCGACTCCGTGCTCGATCGGCCTCAATAAATATGGGGACACGGTGTTGTCAAGAATGAACGGGACCCCGTTTTCGTGAGCTACTTTTGCAATAGCTTCCAGATCGGCCACATCCAGTTTCGGGTTGCCGATGGATTCGGCATAAACTGCCTTTGTCTTCGGGGTGATCGCTTCTTTCAATGCCTTGATATCGTTCGATTTTACGAACTTCACTTTTATGCCGAACTTGGGGAACGTATAATGAAAAAGATTGTAGGTGCCCCCGTAAAGATTATCGGCAGAAACTATCTCGTCCCCGGCTTGCGCTATGTTCAAAAGGGCCAGCGTTATCGCCGATTGTCCGCTTGACAGCGCGAGTGCGCCGACCCCTCCGTCGAGCAACGCCATTCTTTTTTCAAAAACGTCCGTCGTCGGGTTCATCAGCCTTACATATATATTGCCGAACTCCTTCAGCGCAAATAAATTGGCAGCATGATCGGTTGATTTGAACTGATAGGATGTGGTCTGGTATATAGGCACGGCTCTTGAACCTGTTGTCGGATCCGCTTCCTGTCCCCCGTGTAATAATACCGTTTCGAGTCTTATCTTTTTTCCCTCATTTGTCATCTTTGTTCTCCTTTATTTTTTTGCCGGTCCTTTAGGCCTTGTTTTTCCCAAGCCTAAGAGGACCCGCTTTTAATTTTGCTTAGACTGGTTTTTCCCGACACGCATACCGTCATCGTCCATAGGTCCACCTCCTTTTATATAAAGTAATTTGTCCCCTTGCTTTTTAACTGGTTTTTTTCAATAAGGTCCTGTAATGTAATCCCGGACAGGTATTTTTTTATGTTTTGTGCCATCCCGTCCCACACGTCCATTGTCACGCATTGAAGGGCCCTTTTGCATGAATCGGGATCGTCAACACAATCGACAAAATTGATTGGCCCCTCGAGTAATGATACGATTTCTTCCAAATTTATCTTTGCCGGCTTTTTTGCCAAAATATAGCCGCCCTTTGAGCCGCGGATCGAATTTACCAGCCCCGCATTTTTAAGCGGCGGGATAAGCTGCCATAAATATTTTTCCGAGATCTCCTGTCTTTTTGATATGTCCTTCAATAAGGCCGGCCCCTGGCCGAAATGGAGCGCCAGATCGAGCATTAACCTCACTCCATATCTCCCTTTTGTAGACAGCTTCATAAATAAAACCTCGGATAATCTATCTCTACTAATTCTATCGCATTACTAGACATTATACTTGCATTTAATTTCCCTGTCAAGGCCTTACTTTTTATTTAGTTAATCTGCATTATTGGCTGTTCCAGAGAGGTAGTCCCGTGGCTTTGTCTTTTCCCCTGATAAGTTCTCCTCCTGTCAACTCTTGAACGTGAAATTCTGCCACAAATATCTCCGTTCCCGGTATCAAATGCCGCCGAAAGCTTTTCCGTCAAAATCCGCAAGAGTGATGTGGGCATGCACAAATATTTCGCCGTCTTTGATC
It encodes the following:
- a CDS encoding vitamin B12-dependent ribonucleotide reductase, which translates into the protein MSSEELNLSENAIKVLEKRYLKRDEKGNVTENPEDLFRRVSKNIASAEVRFSSTIEAKQVEDEFFRMISSLEFLPNSPTLMNAGRALQQLSACFVLPVDDSLENIFETVKETAMIHKSGGGTGFSFSHLRPKDDIVLTTKGVSSGPVSFMTVFDAATEAVKQGGTRRGANMGILRVDHPDILDFITCKRDNNKINNFNISVAVTDEFMEAVEEGRMYDLVNPRTKEKMRSLNAKEVFDLITEMAWKNGDPGIIFIDRMNAFNPTPLIGEIEATNPCGEQPLLPYESCNLGSINLAKMVKKSSGAQHEINWEKLKKTVHLSVRFLDDVIEMNKYPLKKIEDMTKANRKIGLGIMGFADMLIMLGIPYNTKKAMSTAEKVMRFVQEESKKASEKLAFERGEFANFKGSIYDVQNGPKIRNATTTTLAPTGTISIIAACSSGIEPLFAISYIRRVMDNAEMVEVHPLFKKIAMEAGFYSDELMKKIAEHGSVQGIEEVPEDIRRVFVTAHDINADWHIRMQSVFQKYTDNAVSKTVNFANNATKDDIKNSYLFAYKEGCKGITIYRDKSRETQVLNIESRKEENRKPHGIVPRERPSQTLGKTIRIGTGCGNLYVTVNEDQSGLCEVFAKMGKSGGCAASQSEAISRLISLCLRCGIDKEAILKQVKGIRCPSPLWVNGGMILSCPDAIAKTIEQYIGNGNGHGHVDDMPDIDPVIAAAATAKAKEPVPVTVSFMEERDIKTDMCPECPECGSMVDFTEGCIVCRSCGYSKCW
- a CDS encoding cob(I)yrinic acid a,c-diamide adenosyltransferase — its product is MLVAFIGDGEGKTSAAIGHAIRAAGHGKKVAVIQFLKGRTNTGEYKYFSKCPSIELYLAGESSFVLDKTPKETHTKKAKEGIALAKKLAGSQKYFLLILDEILDAQAAGLISTKDIGEIIDLVRVPIGSVTLHAILTGRVLPPELSKKIDLITQMKKIKHYYDLGDKGIEGLDW
- a CDS encoding SUMF1/EgtB/PvdO family nonheme iron enzyme; amino-acid sequence: MIIKINIGEKWRNSDGTKITRVQMREALRTLRGARQISIFVDKGTIYSQIYPQREEVLSLMREKDAIYEAMNDKEKYYARTEMKIVVDKKLGASYKGVPNFIGAYPQGFNIMVGELTAGQFGRFVKSTSYPITGDGADLLIKALAGSSQQRSAVFLNLEDGRAYAKWLSGITGRNLRIPYEEEWENATLKIDDSLETNAVARDDLTGNRKEWTESSRGGDFCVFRGFRNCRDDLHMEKQLSRKCTVRLIEDLSAVSGKGKA
- a CDS encoding 4Fe-4S binding protein — encoded protein: MVTAKYKTSQLIMIWLLPIILIGGLIWPVIGYLVLGMIIFFSALSFFKKRYWCWFLCPRGSFLEIVVPFFSRKNNLPGIFSKKWFRWSVFVLLIGYLISIIIRTGGNWITIGAAFISMCILTTVLGTIVGAIYKPRSWCVICPMGTLQETISRLHSRADKNNNI
- the thiF gene encoding sulfur carrier protein ThiS adenylyltransferase ThiF; protein product: MNEFEKGLLKYFTKEQLGIIQKTKIGIAGCGGLGSNIANAIVRSGFKDFEIIDEDVIEASNLNRQNYFLGEIGASKVDTTAKKILLINPDAKIKAKKIHLDRSNILEYYKDRDVIFEAFDNAQSKKLFLESFGNTDKILIMGSGMAGIKNETHIKIRKARKNVYIVGDEETYAGKETPPLAPRVIACAALMASVALEQVLKGK
- the thiS gene encoding sulfur carrier protein ThiS; translation: MKIIVNGEEKETPRSVNIRYLASMHKLDSARAVIEHNGKILKGEEWGKTYLNENDKIEIISFVGGG
- the metW gene encoding methionine biosynthesis protein MetW; its protein translation is MIDWGKLRPDHRQILEIVDARTSILDLGCGPGELMQLLEQEKKARIVGIEIDEKAVRECVEKGLSVFHGDIDSGLSEYRDKSFDYVILNQSLQQVAHVEKVLDDAIRVGNKVIVGIPNFAYYKSRLQLVLRGRMPVTASLPYKWFETPNVRFLTIYDFIDFCKKNRINIERKIFIGEKKKAFIFPNMFATTGLFVLSRKNGGEK
- a CDS encoding homoserine O-acetyltransferase, with amino-acid sequence MIKKGSIWTVEKKYFTFGEGSHGLILESGEKLGPITLAYETYGKLDEDAENGILLLHALSGDSHVAGRYSADDKKPGWWDEMVGPGKAFDTDKYFIICSNVLGGCSGSTGPSSINQATGNPYSLDFPFITIGDMVSAQKKLVEHLGIKKLLGVAGGSMGGMQAVSWLVKYPGMIHSAIPIATSSKHSPQQIAFHEVGRQAIMSDPNWNEGKYYGQEIPAKGLALARMLGHITYMSDVSMEEKFGRQKNEKKLPAKFDAHFEVEKYLQYKGDSFVKRFDANSYLYITKAMDYYDASKGKPLEEALIGGDVKILAIAMKSDWLYPTHHSKEIVKACKRAGLDTSYCEIDSTYGHDAFLLETKELTHLIKHFLAKVERGRD
- the cysK gene encoding cysteine synthase A; this translates as MTKIFEDITKTIGRTPLVRINKLAEGLGATVIAKLESFNPLSSVKDRLGIALIEDAEKKGLIKKDTVIIEPTSGNTGIALAFICASRGYRLILTMPETMSIERRKLFKIFGAELVLTDGTKGMSGAIAKTQELHQSIPNSFVPQQFENPENPEIHRKTTAEEIWSDTDGKVDIFIAGVGTGGTITGVGEALKKKKNDVKIIAVEPKDSPVLSGGSPGAHKIQGIGAGFVPKIYNSKTVDEIIKVSNEDAGQLARLAAKKEGLLVGISSGAALWAAIEVAKRPESKGKTIIVLLPDTGERYLSTWLFEE
- a CDS encoding O-acetylhomoserine aminocarboxypropyltransferase/cysteine synthase; protein product: MTNEGKKIRLETVLLHGGQEADPTTGSRAVPIYQTTSYQFKSTDHAANLFALKEFGNIYVRLMNPTTDVFEKRMALLDGGVGALALSSGQSAITLALLNIAQAGDEIVSADNLYGGTYNLFHYTFPKFGIKVKFVKSNDIKALKEAITPKTKAVYAESIGNPKLDVADLEAIAKVAHENGVPFILDNTVSPYLLRPIEHGVDIVVYSATKFIGGHGTSLGGVIVDSGKFDWTNGKFPLIADPDPSYHGINFVEALKPMGNIAYIIKARVTLLRDLGPAPSPFNSFLFIQGLETLHLRMIRHSENALAVAKHLECNNKVSWVNYPGLDSSPERERAKKYLKKGAGAIIGFGIKGGLEAGKKFINSLKLVSHLANVGDAKTLAIHPATTTHQQLSSEEQLATGVTPDFIRLSVGIENVEDIIEDIDQALNKA
- a CDS encoding Rrf2 family transcriptional regulator, with the protein product MKLSTKGRYGVRLMLDLALHFGQGPALLKDISKRQEISEKYLWQLIPPLKNAGLVNSIRGSKGGYILAKKPAKINLEEIVSLLEGPINFVDCVDDPDSCKRALQCVTMDVWDGMAQNIKKYLSGITLQDLIEKNQLKSKGTNYFI